In Rana temporaria chromosome 3, aRanTem1.1, whole genome shotgun sequence, a single window of DNA contains:
- the EIF4A1 gene encoding eukaryotic initiation factor 4A-I → MSASYDNRERSRDNGPEGMEPDGIIESNWNEVVDSFDDMALSESLLRGIYAYGFEKPSAIQQRAILPCIKGYDVIAQAQSGTGKTATFAISILQQVELDMKATQALVLAPTRELAQQIQKVVMALGDYMGAGCHACIGGTNVRAEVQKLQSEAPHIVVGTPGRVFDMLNRRYLSPKYIKMFVLDEADEMLSRGFKDQIYDIFQKLSSNAQVVLLSATMPSDVLEVTKKFMRDPIRILVKKEELTLEGIRQFYINVEREEWKLDTLCDLYETLTITQAVIFINTRRKVDWLTEKMHARDFTVSALHGDMDQKERDVIMREFRSGSSRVLITTDLLARGIDVQQVSLVINYDLPTNRENYIHRIGRGGRFGRKGVAINMVTEEDKRTLKDIETFYNTTVEEMPMNVADLI, encoded by the exons ATGTCTGCGAGTTACGATAACCG agaaagATCTAGAGACAATGGGCCCGAAGGTATGGAGCCCGATGGTATCATTGAG AGTAACTGGAATGAGGTGGTGGACAGTTTCGACGATATGGCACTGTCAGAGTCTCTCCTGAGAGGCATTTACGCCTATGGTTTTGAGAAACCGTCTGCTATCCAACAGCGAGCTATTCTACCTTGTATCAAGG GTTATGATGTCATCGCTCAGGCTCAGTCTGGAACTGGGAAAACAGCCACATTTGCCATTTCCATCCTCCAGCAAGTTGAGCTGGATATGAAGGCCACCCAAGCCCTAGTCTTGGCCCCAACCCGAGAGTTGGCCCAACAG ATCCAGAAGGTGGTGATGGCGCTGGGAGACTACATGGGCGCCGGGTGTCACGCCTGTATTGGCGGCACCAACGTGCGAGCAGAGGTACAGAAGCTTCAATCGGAAGCTCCACACATAGTGGTCGGCACTCCAGGGAGAGTATTCGACATGTTGAACAGGCGATACCTGT CTCCCAAATACATAAAGATGTTTGTCCTGGACGAGGCCGATGAAATGTTGAGCCGAGGGTTCAAGGACCAGATCTACGATATTTTCCAGAAGCTGAGCAGTAACGCTCAG GTGGTGCTGCTCTCGGCCACCATGCCCTCTGATGTGTTGGAGGTGACAAAGAAGTTCATGAGGGACCCAATCCGTATCCTGGTGAAGAAGGAAGAGCTGACTCTGGAGGGTATCCGGCAGTTCTACATCAATGTGGAGCGTGAG GAGTGGAAGTTGGACACTCTCTGCGATCTCTACGAGACACTCACTATCACACAGGCCGTCATCTTTATAAACACCCGCCGGAAGGTCGACTGGCTGACGGAGAAGATGCACGCAAGAGACTTCACTGTCTCCGCTCTG CACGGCGACATGGACCAGAAGGAGAGAGACGTCATTATGAGGGAGTTCCGATCCGGATCCAGTCGTGTCCTCATTACTACAGATCTGCTG GCTCGAGGAATTGATGTCCAGCAGGTCTCCCTGGTCATTAACTATGACTTGCCAACAAACAGAGAAAACTATATTCACAG GATCGGCAGAGGTGGCCGTTTCGGTAGGAAAGGTGTCGCCATCAACATGGTGACCGAGGAAGACAAGCGCACCCTGAAGGACATTGAGACTTTTTACAACACAACTGTTGAAGAGATGCCGATGAACGTGGCGGATCTCATCTGA